One region of Streptomyces sp. NBC_00442 genomic DNA includes:
- a CDS encoding DMT family transporter — translation MCYVVIGLIVVVMSTATPSRPSASPSPAACDAPLPAVSRPAPAPAAAAPAARRRPALDWRVRFAGLSLIWGFSFLLIKVGTDGFAPFQVTFGRLLFGTLVLAVAMAVKRERLPRGRRTWLHLTVAAFFLNAAPFSLFAYAELTIPSTLAGICNATSPLWGMALSMVALSEDRPTRRRVAGLGLGFLGVLTVLGAWQGFHGLDAKGTAMALLASLCYPVGWIYVRRTLAGSGHSSLSLIGPQLGVATLQLALVTPLFAGFPSSFPMVPLLAVAALGALGTGLAVLVQYGLVNEVGPTTAQMVTYFIPVIATTAGVAVLGESLSWNTPVGAAVVLAGAALTQSRPRARAKGRARAQ, via the coding sequence TTGTGCTACGTGGTTATCGGCCTCATCGTGGTCGTCATGAGCACCGCCACCCCGTCCCGGCCCTCCGCGTCCCCCTCCCCCGCCGCCTGCGACGCGCCTCTTCCGGCCGTCTCGCGCCCTGCCCCCGCCCCCGCCGCCGCTGCGCCGGCCGCACGGCGCCGGCCCGCCCTGGACTGGCGCGTCCGGTTCGCCGGACTATCGCTGATCTGGGGCTTCAGCTTCCTGCTGATCAAGGTCGGCACGGACGGCTTCGCCCCTTTCCAGGTCACGTTCGGACGGCTGCTCTTCGGCACTCTGGTGCTGGCCGTCGCGATGGCCGTCAAGCGCGAGCGACTGCCGCGCGGCCGACGCACCTGGCTGCACCTCACGGTGGCCGCGTTCTTCCTGAACGCCGCGCCGTTCTCGCTGTTCGCGTACGCGGAACTGACGATCCCCTCGACGCTGGCGGGCATCTGCAACGCGACCTCGCCGCTGTGGGGCATGGCCCTGTCGATGGTGGCGCTGTCCGAGGACCGGCCGACGCGGCGCCGGGTCGCGGGGCTCGGCCTCGGCTTCCTCGGGGTGCTCACGGTCCTCGGCGCCTGGCAGGGCTTCCACGGCCTGGACGCCAAGGGCACCGCGATGGCCCTGCTCGCCTCGCTCTGCTACCCGGTCGGCTGGATCTACGTGCGGCGCACGCTCGCCGGGAGCGGCCACTCCAGCCTGTCCCTGATCGGCCCCCAGCTCGGCGTCGCCACCCTTCAACTCGCCCTGGTCACGCCACTGTTCGCCGGCTTTCCGAGCTCGTTCCCGATGGTTCCGCTGCTGGCCGTCGCGGCGCTCGGCGCGCTCGGCACCGGGCTCGCGGTGCTCGTCCAGTACGGACTCGTCAACGAGGTGGGGCCGACGACCGCGCAGATGGTCACCTACTTCATCCCGGTGATCGCCACCACCGCCGGAGTCGCGGTCCTCGGCGAGAGCCTCAGCTGGAACACCCCGGTCGGAGCGGCCGTCGTCCTGGCGGGCGCCGCCCTCACCCAGAGCAGGCCGCGCGCCAGGGCCAAGGGGCGGGCTCGGGCTCAGTAG